The Natrinema sp. SYSU A 869 DNA segment TTGGCCGACCGCGGTCCCCAACAGCGGATCGTCGATCCCGTTCAGTCCGATCGCGACGAGAACGAATGACGCGCCGAGCAGTCCCATCGCAGCGGCCGGGAGGAGGAGGTCTCGCCCCTCTACCTGCGTGAACTCCCTGACGAGGAGATCGCCCGAATCGGCGCTTCCCGTCCGCGAGACCTGCAACACGATGCCGCCGGCCATGATACACAATAGCCCGATCGCGGAGGCTGCGGTGAACGTTTCCCCAAGAATCGGTACGGCTAGCAGTGCGGCGACCGCGGGGTTCGCTCCGACGACGGCGGCAGCGACTCGAGCACCGACCCGGTCGATACCGCGGAAATAGAGCAGTCTGAACGCCGCCGGATTCCCGAGGCCCGCGACGACGAACGGTGCCAGTCGCCTCGCCGTCACGCCGTCGAACGACACCCCGCGAACGGCGAGCAACCCCCAGAAGATGACGACGCTGACGATGATCGTGATGACCGTCGCGGCCAGCGCCGGTGAGGTGCGCTCGGCGTACGTTCCGTTTTCCAGCCCATACTCGACTGAAACGGCCTGGAGTCCCGAAAACACCGACGCGAGCAACGCAAGGGCGGCACTCAGTTCTAGCAACATCGGAGACTCAACGGTGCGGTCGTTCGCCAGTGGGCACTATCGCGTTCCGATCGACGCTGCGGGCGGCTTTTCGATCGATGCAGGTCTGTTGGCATACGGTATCGTTATGACCGGTCCGTCTTCATAGCTATATCGGTGTAGGGGCCGTTCCTGTGAGCTCTGGGGGCGATTGAGCGATCTATCACCGATGTCAATCGTGATCGGTTTGCACTCTCTCCTCGGCTCTCGACCGACTGCGTCCGGTCAGCGCGGACGCTGGAAACCGCACAACGGTCGGCCACCCTCGAGCAGCCCGGAACGTGTGTCGACGATAGTCTGCAAATGCCCGCGACCGCCGGCTACATGGCCGCGACTCACTCCGAAACGAACGTGACGGGGCAGGTAGCGTTCAGAATGACTGTCTGGGCAGTACTGCCGAACAGCGCCTTGCCGGTCGGACTGCGCGACTGACCCTGAATGAACAGCAGGTCGGCGTCAGCCGTGTCAGCTAGCGACACGAATTCGGGACCGATCTCGCCGACTACGCCCCGTGCCTCGACGGGAACGTCCACCGCCTCGAGTGCAGTCGTAATCTCGCGTACCGATTCGCTCCGCCGAGCGACGTCGTCCGGCG contains these protein-coding regions:
- a CDS encoding EamA family transporter: MLLELSAALALLASVFSGLQAVSVEYGLENGTYAERTSPALAATVITIIVSVVIFWGLLAVRGVSFDGVTARRLAPFVVAGLGNPAAFRLLYFRGIDRVGARVAAAVVGANPAVAALLAVPILGETFTAASAIGLLCIMAGGIVLQVSRTGSADSGDLLVREFTQVEGRDLLLPAAAMGLLGASFVLVAIGLNGIDDPLLGTAVGQTAALVAFVVLFGVSRELRAKIRVRDRLPLAAFTLAGVFVAGNWLAWFTALRNGSVITVVPLSNVYPLVIVAISYLAVRRVPRSPRLLGGIAIIIAGASLMQLA
- a CDS encoding universal stress protein produces the protein MTKADDRTLLIEAVRDIAVPADANVVVGRAYTDADFEETVAGLDFDGQPSPDDVARRSESVREITTALEAVDVPVEARGVVGEIGPEFVSLADTADADLLFIQGQSRSPTGKALFGSTAQTVILNATCPVTFVSE